Proteins encoded in a region of the Mycoplasma feriruminatoris genome:
- a CDS encoding MSC_0618 family F1-like ATPase beta subunit — protein MNGKIISISGDVIEVQFEPSNLPSINQLLTTHDNQTYLLVKSVINDTNIKAIIIYASKQISLSDPVINTKKSFMVPVGSKAKNNIFSFTGVSLNNKHDEKQEYVEMNSTINNKRELTTEFELIETGIKAIDFFIPIFKGFKLGIFGGAGVGKTVLMKEIIFNVNNKYKNTSNIFIGSGERSREGIELYDELTESNLMKNSTMFVSKMNESPGARMSIVPIGVTAAEYLRDVKKEDVLLFIDNIYRFIQAENEVSATLGKKPSVGGYQSTLESDVANIQDRLFKNKNGAITSFQTVFLPMDDLSDPSAVAVFNHLDSNLVLSRDQAAKNILPAFDPLASSSSSVDETLIGKKHFNAIIEVKRILKAYKDLEDVILILGFDELDAESKILVKKALQLENFFTQYFFMTEQFTKQKGQYVPLNDTIESVIRIIEGKYIKQSPEIFSYIGSALDLKTDEELGL, from the coding sequence ATGAACGGAAAGATTATAAGTATATCTGGAGATGTAATTGAAGTTCAATTTGAACCATCAAATTTACCATCAATTAATCAATTACTAACAACTCATGATAATCAAACATATTTATTAGTAAAAAGTGTTATTAATGATACTAATATTAAAGCAATCATTATTTATGCTTCTAAACAAATTTCATTAAGCGATCCTGTTATTAATACTAAAAAAAGTTTTATGGTTCCAGTAGGAAGTAAAGCTAAAAACAATATTTTTAGCTTTACTGGAGTTTCATTAAATAATAAACATGATGAAAAACAAGAATATGTTGAAATGAACTCAACTATTAATAATAAAAGAGAATTAACTACTGAATTTGAATTAATTGAAACAGGTATTAAAGCAATTGACTTTTTTATTCCAATTTTTAAAGGATTTAAATTGGGAATATTTGGTGGAGCTGGTGTTGGTAAAACTGTTTTAATGAAAGAAATCATTTTTAATGTTAATAATAAATATAAAAACACTTCAAATATTTTTATTGGATCAGGTGAACGTTCAAGAGAAGGTATTGAACTTTATGATGAATTAACTGAATCTAATTTAATGAAAAACTCAACTATGTTTGTTTCAAAAATGAACGAATCACCAGGAGCACGTATGTCAATTGTTCCAATTGGAGTAACTGCTGCTGAGTATTTAAGAGATGTTAAAAAAGAAGATGTTTTATTATTTATTGATAATATTTATCGTTTTATTCAAGCAGAAAACGAAGTAAGTGCAACACTTGGTAAAAAACCTTCAGTTGGAGGATATCAATCAACTTTAGAAAGTGATGTTGCAAATATTCAAGATCGTTTATTTAAAAATAAAAACGGAGCTATTACTTCATTTCAAACTGTGTTTTTACCAATGGATGATTTAAGTGATCCTTCAGCTGTTGCTGTGTTTAACCACTTAGATTCAAATCTAGTTTTATCAAGAGATCAAGCTGCTAAAAACATTCTTCCAGCTTTTGATCCACTAGCAAGTTCTTCTAGTTCAGTTGATGAAACTTTAATTGGTAAAAAACATTTTAACGCTATTATTGAAGTTAAAAGAATTTTAAAAGCTTATAAAGATCTAGAAGATGTTATTTTAATTTTAGGATTTGATGAATTAGATGCTGAAAGTAAAATTCTAGTTAAAAAGGCTTTACAATTAGAAAACTTCTTTACTCAATATTTCTTTATGACAGAACAATTTACAAAACAAAAAGGTCAATATGTACCTTTAAATGATACTATTGAAAGTGTTATTAGAATTATTGAAGGAAAATATATTAAACAATCTCCTGAAATCTTTTCATACATTGGATCAGCTTTAGATTTAAAAACTGATGAAGAGTTAGGATTATAA
- a CDS encoding MOLPALP family lipoprotein, with product MKKLIAILSSMMMITTASLPIIACHTKQKETKFENNNSITNAQTTASLFAKELILADQLKVNLEEIKKEYNNKSLTDLLKDNNLKLDNTDSSISDVKTLNDLVDKYFEKDSYKSGLDSKIKLDSETKKPSIPLFSEIFKLIGLGTTDLDKYSDDILKILELTTSLNPAFLVTGFDSVNSTLKSSFEKVKPYLKEGLEKLSNPKVDFTKDVEEFQNKIDVNKNYKELKAEDLDNAFYTSIVNAVGLSEVGARYTPVKIKTENASKSLKEAAEALSKALNGPGQPATGKELEIVGYILEAIQFLQIKLSLFENARDYTPKAPNNIFDATKTNQQFLIELYKDKNIEKIVADKKSSINLKYIFSFFKKALDELKDETKKDGFELQKLLNILFLSQNKVEYPETSTPDNAKDYYEKNSAHPVVTVLTVLVNDFLNKKVKLILPLIGGSTKEDELKKVISDSLPHLYKWMGYTLNNLLTGTKNLHDSLSTLFVKVIPAILTSLQKNTKLIPDSYKDKIQLLPFLLAVLIDEVLSVAFPILKKDDKNTNSFKDLYSGEVFLVNKVNAMFKKFRETIDGILKNVGQDSRSIPFSTIRGFLTTLENGYDKIFKNVKEFNLKGLLTTPLNKIDEASWKDRKALKPLQSKSVADILDTILTGLDVKGNEKLAELTSSNINLTGLTDLAKVMDKYEYKPNGFDYKGKTHLLEILKENQDKTLEIIGWTSDKNNPIGKDSLLDTVLNKVFNVDTSKKDDKSENAVNQISKIITTLNNSLDKLIIDESSVEIKFEFKDTKKNKSDQLLSETLVAKVKNKNDKSESTYSFSYLRDKQDKFKFTKITKN from the coding sequence ATGAAGAAATTAATTGCAATTTTATCATCAATGATGATGATAACAACTGCTAGTTTACCAATAATTGCCTGCCATACAAAACAAAAAGAAACTAAATTTGAAAATAATAACTCTATAACAAATGCCCAAACAACTGCTAGTTTATTTGCTAAAGAGCTTATTTTAGCAGACCAACTAAAAGTTAACTTAGAAGAAATTAAAAAAGAATATAATAATAAATCACTAACTGATTTACTAAAAGACAATAATTTAAAATTAGATAACACTGATAGTAGTATCAGTGATGTAAAAACATTAAACGATCTTGTTGATAAATACTTTGAAAAAGATTCATACAAATCTGGATTAGATTCAAAAATTAAACTAGATTCAGAAACTAAAAAACCTTCTATTCCTTTATTTAGTGAAATTTTTAAACTAATTGGATTAGGTACAACTGATTTAGATAAATATAGTGATGATATTTTAAAAATATTAGAACTAACAACTAGTTTAAATCCAGCGTTTTTAGTGACTGGATTTGATTCAGTAAATAGTACTTTAAAATCATCTTTTGAAAAAGTTAAACCTTATTTAAAAGAGGGATTAGAAAAATTAAGTAATCCAAAAGTTGATTTTACAAAGGACGTTGAAGAATTTCAAAATAAAATTGATGTAAATAAAAATTACAAGGAACTAAAAGCCGAAGATCTAGATAATGCATTTTATACATCAATAGTTAATGCTGTAGGTTTAAGTGAAGTTGGAGCTAGATATACTCCAGTAAAAATAAAAACTGAAAATGCCTCTAAATCATTAAAAGAAGCAGCAGAAGCATTAAGCAAAGCATTAAATGGTCCTGGTCAACCTGCTACTGGTAAAGAATTAGAAATTGTTGGTTATATTTTAGAAGCCATTCAATTCTTGCAAATAAAATTAAGTCTATTTGAAAATGCTAGAGACTATACTCCTAAAGCTCCTAATAATATTTTTGATGCTACTAAAACAAATCAACAATTTTTAATAGAACTTTATAAGGATAAAAATATAGAAAAAATAGTTGCTGATAAAAAATCATCTATTAATTTAAAGTACATTTTTTCATTCTTTAAAAAGGCACTTGATGAATTAAAAGATGAAACTAAAAAAGATGGATTTGAATTACAAAAACTATTAAATATTTTATTCTTGTCACAAAATAAAGTAGAATACCCAGAAACCAGTACTCCTGATAATGCAAAAGATTACTATGAAAAAAACAGTGCTCATCCTGTTGTAACTGTTCTAACCGTTCTAGTAAATGATTTTTTAAACAAAAAAGTTAAACTAATCTTACCATTAATTGGTGGAAGCACAAAAGAAGATGAACTTAAAAAAGTTATTAGTGATTCACTACCTCATTTATATAAATGGATGGGTTATACATTAAATAACTTGTTAACAGGAACAAAAAATCTACACGATTCTTTATCTACCCTATTTGTTAAAGTTATTCCTGCTATTCTAACTAGTTTGCAAAAAAATACAAAATTAATTCCTGATTCATATAAAGATAAAATACAATTACTGCCTTTCCTACTTGCTGTTTTAATTGATGAAGTATTAAGTGTTGCCTTTCCAATTTTAAAAAAGGATGATAAAAATACAAATTCATTTAAAGATCTTTATAGTGGTGAAGTATTTTTAGTAAACAAAGTTAATGCAATGTTCAAAAAATTTAGAGAAACAATAGATGGAATACTAAAAAACGTAGGTCAAGACTCAAGAAGTATCCCATTTTCTACAATCAGAGGTTTCTTAACTACATTAGAAAACGGTTATGATAAAATCTTTAAAAACGTTAAAGAATTTAACTTAAAAGGTTTACTAACAACTCCATTAAATAAAATTGATGAAGCTTCATGAAAAGATAGAAAAGCTTTAAAACCTTTACAAAGTAAATCTGTTGCTGATATTTTAGATACAATATTAACTGGACTTGATGTTAAAGGAAATGAAAAATTAGCTGAATTAACTAGCTCAAATATTAATCTAACTGGTTTAACTGATCTAGCTAAAGTAATGGATAAATATGAATACAAACCTAATGGATTTGATTACAAAGGTAAAACTCATCTACTAGAAATTCTAAAAGAAAATCAAGATAAAACTCTAGAAATCATAGGTTGAACTTCAGATAAAAATAATCCAATTGGAAAAGATTCATTACTAGATACTGTATTAAATAAAGTATTTAATGTTGATACAAGTAAAAAAGACGATAAATCAGAAAATGCTGTTAACCAAATATCTAAGATTATTACTACTTTAAATAATTCATTAGATAAACTTATAATTGATGAATCTAGTGTTGAAATTAAATTTGAATTTAAAGATACTAAGAAAAATAAATCAGATCAATTATTAAGTGAAACTTTAGTTGCTAAGGTTAAAAATAAAAATGATAAAAGTGAATCTACTTATTCATTTAGTTATTTAAGAGATAAACAAGATAAATTTAAATTTACAAAAATTACAAAAAATTAA
- a CDS encoding MOLPALP family lipoprotein yields MKKLIAILSSMMMITTASLPIIACHTKEHKFENNNSITNTQTSASLFAKELILADQLGINLKEIQNRNQQKDLALLLDETNLKLDNNDSNIKNISSSNELINQYFEKDSYKNKDVLDSKIKLDAQKKLDNPLFKLLGLSITDSDKFIDDITNLLTLLVNLNPMFISSNFDQSNTTLQSFFKNIKPSLKTLFNSISNSKDVVNNVKEFQEKLDVNVKYKDLKVEDLDIAFYTSLINAIGSGLNQKEFKVVEIDTNNINKTLDNTAEMLTKLISSPAKSNQGKEWDIILYTLQALQFIQLKFSLFENIKSHTPTSANNLFDANKTNQEFLTELYKGKTIESITEKKPSSINLKYILSFFKSAVNELKDEKKLDGYELQKLLAMLFLSPNKVDYPDKINADDSKEYYEKKKAHPFVTLLTVIAKNFVEKNLATFAPKDKDNIKKFTDESIPYLYKWVSFALANLLTGTNNAYETLGILFTKTMSPILTSLFKHITTLKEKVKDKEALIPAVPGLLFALGLAETLKIAFPIITNGKDENKNSFKILYGGDVFLVNKLDEFFEALKNKITEKISEIGITADQIPFDQAKPYLEIFKGVYDQIFKNVKHFNLKTLLTTPINKIDPDSWKDKNFSKSLQNKSIADILDTLLNGLGVKGNEKLADLSSSNISLTGLTDVASLIENYTYKVNGIDYKNKTQLLDILKDNSDKTLEILGWTSDSKNPIGKGSLIDVFLSKVFNFKTNQNTDKSENAINQLAKLISLTNSSLDDSFDYENIDIQFEFTDTKKNNKDQLISETLVAKVKNKTNNTESKYSFSYSRDKQSKFKFTKITKN; encoded by the coding sequence ATGAAGAAATTAATTGCAATTTTATCTTCAATGATGATGATAACAACTGCTAGTTTACCAATAATTGCCTGCCATACTAAAGAACATAAATTTGAAAATAACAACTCAATAACAAACACTCAAACTTCTGCTAGTTTATTTGCTAAAGAACTTATTTTAGCTGATCAACTAGGAATCAATTTAAAAGAAATTCAAAATAGAAATCAACAAAAAGACTTAGCTTTATTATTAGATGAAACAAATTTAAAATTAGATAATAATGATTCAAATATTAAAAATATCAGTTCATCAAATGAACTTATTAATCAATATTTTGAAAAAGATTCATACAAAAATAAAGATGTATTAGATTCAAAAATCAAATTAGATGCACAAAAGAAATTAGATAATCCTTTATTTAAATTACTTGGATTAAGCATAACTGATTCAGATAAATTTATTGATGATATTACAAATCTTTTAACTTTATTAGTTAATTTAAATCCAATGTTTATTTCTTCAAATTTTGATCAAAGTAACACTACTTTACAATCATTTTTTAAAAATATTAAACCAAGTTTAAAAACACTATTTAACTCAATTTCTAATTCAAAAGATGTAGTAAATAATGTTAAAGAGTTTCAAGAAAAACTTGATGTTAATGTAAAATACAAAGATCTAAAAGTTGAAGATTTAGATATTGCTTTTTATACAAGTTTAATTAATGCTATAGGTTCAGGATTAAATCAAAAAGAGTTTAAAGTTGTTGAAATTGATACTAATAATATTAATAAAACCTTAGATAATACAGCAGAAATGTTAACTAAATTAATTAGCTCACCTGCTAAATCAAATCAAGGTAAAGAATGAGATATCATTTTATACACTCTACAAGCTCTTCAATTTATACAATTAAAATTCAGTTTATTTGAAAACATAAAATCTCATACTCCAACTTCAGCTAATAACTTATTTGATGCTAATAAAACAAATCAAGAATTTTTAACTGAACTTTATAAAGGTAAAACTATCGAATCTATAACAGAAAAAAAACCTTCATCAATTAATTTAAAATACATACTTTCATTCTTTAAAAGCGCTGTTAACGAATTAAAAGATGAAAAGAAATTAGATGGATATGAATTACAAAAACTTTTAGCAATGTTGTTCTTATCACCAAATAAAGTAGATTATCCAGATAAAATAAATGCAGATGATTCTAAAGAATATTATGAAAAGAAAAAAGCTCATCCATTTGTCACTTTATTAACAGTAATAGCTAAAAATTTTGTAGAAAAAAATCTTGCAACTTTTGCCCCAAAAGACAAAGATAATATTAAAAAATTTACTGATGAATCAATTCCCTATCTATATAAATGAGTTTCATTTGCTTTAGCTAATCTACTAACTGGTACTAATAACGCCTATGAAACTTTAGGTATATTGTTTACTAAAACAATGTCACCTATCTTAACTTCCTTATTTAAACACATTACTACATTAAAAGAAAAAGTTAAAGATAAAGAAGCATTAATTCCAGCAGTTCCTGGATTGTTATTTGCTCTTGGACTTGCTGAAACTCTAAAAATTGCATTTCCAATAATTACTAATGGTAAAGATGAAAATAAAAATTCATTCAAAATTTTATATGGTGGAGATGTATTTTTAGTTAATAAATTAGATGAATTTTTTGAAGCACTAAAGAATAAGATCACAGAAAAAATATCTGAGATTGGAATTACTGCTGATCAAATTCCATTTGACCAAGCTAAACCTTATTTAGAAATATTTAAAGGTGTTTATGATCAAATATTTAAAAATGTAAAACATTTTAATTTAAAAACTTTATTAACTACTCCAATTAATAAAATAGATCCTGATAGTTGAAAAGATAAGAACTTTTCAAAATCATTACAAAATAAATCTATTGCTGATATTTTAGATACTTTATTAAATGGACTTGGTGTTAAAGGAAATGAAAAATTAGCTGATTTATCTAGTTCAAATATTAGTCTAACTGGTTTAACTGATGTGGCATCATTAATTGAGAATTACACTTATAAAGTTAATGGAATTGATTATAAAAATAAAACTCAATTACTTGACATTTTAAAAGATAACTCAGATAAAACTTTAGAAATTTTAGGTTGAACTTCAGATAGTAAAAATCCAATTGGAAAAGGTTCATTAATTGATGTATTTTTATCTAAAGTATTTAACTTTAAAACAAATCAAAACACTGATAAATCAGAAAATGCCATTAATCAATTAGCAAAACTTATTTCACTAACAAATAGTTCATTAGATGATTCATTTGATTATGAAAATATAGATATTCAATTCGAATTTACTGATACAAAGAAAAATAACAAAGACCAATTAATAAGTGAAACTCTAGTTGCTAAAGTTAAAAATAAAACTAATAATACTGAATCTAAATACTCATTTAGTTATTCAAGAGATAAACAGTCTAAATTTAAATTTACAAAAATTACAAAAAACTAA
- a CDS encoding MOLPALP family lipoprotein — protein MLFSSKLDIAFPILTDRKIDAFKVLYSGDIFLVNKLDDMFDTIKDTFKTKLEPLFGDQKISYEIIKKYFDLFKEKYNFVFKNIKHFNLKTLLTTCLNKINQTKWKNINFLKPLQSKSIADILDTLINTFNVQNNEKLDQLQSSNINLTSLNDVAKIIVNYTYKTKDLNYKNKNLIDILKSNPDKTLEILGWTSDKNNPINKRSLINEFLTKVFNLKTNNSENVLNQIEKITNLLNEWFVGKITKSDILITFNFTNTKKNKLDQLLSQTLIASVKNKITNTQTKYTFSYSRDKQSKFKFTEISKK, from the coding sequence ATGTTATTTTCATCAAAATTAGACATTGCTTTTCCTATATTAACTGATAGAAAAATAGATGCTTTTAAAGTTTTATATAGTGGAGATATTTTTTTAGTTAATAAACTTGATGATATGTTTGATACTATAAAAGATACTTTTAAAACAAAATTAGAACCTTTATTTGGTGATCAAAAAATTTCTTATGAAATTATAAAAAAATATTTTGATTTATTTAAAGAAAAATACAATTTTGTATTTAAAAATATTAAACATTTTAATTTAAAAACTTTATTAACTACTTGTCTTAATAAAATAAATCAAACAAAATGAAAAAATATAAATTTTTTAAAACCTTTGCAAAGTAAATCTATTGCTGATATTTTAGATACTTTAATAAACACTTTTAATGTTCAAAATAATGAAAAATTAGATCAATTACAAAGTTCAAATATTAATCTAACTAGTTTAAACGATGTAGCTAAAATAATAGTTAATTACACATATAAAACTAAAGATCTCAACTACAAAAACAAAAACTTAATTGATATTTTAAAATCTAATCCAGATAAAACTTTAGAAATTTTAGGATGAACTTCAGATAAAAATAATCCAATCAATAAAAGATCATTAATTAATGAGTTTTTAACTAAAGTATTTAATTTAAAAACAAACAACTCAGAAAATGTTTTAAATCAAATTGAAAAAATAACTAATTTATTAAATGAATGGTTTGTTGGTAAAATAACAAAATCTGATATATTAATCACATTTAATTTTACTAACACTAAGAAAAACAAATTAGATCAATTATTATCACAAACTTTGATTGCTAGTGTAAAAAATAAAATTACAAACACACAAACTAAATACACTTTTAGTTATTCTAGAGATAAACAATCTAAATTTAAATTCACTGAAATTTCAAAAAAATAA
- a CDS encoding class II fructose-bisphosphate aldolase: MGTNHGVFKSSPNLNFDRIKQIRNAINTPLVLHGSSGLCENDLKKAIKAGICKINIGTDLKLAYANSLKQWFKDNPNDYDARKFNRFAIDEMKKVIKDKLEIIGSINKA, encoded by the coding sequence ATTGGAACAAACCATGGAGTTTTTAAAAGCTCACCTAATTTGAATTTTGATCGTATAAAACAAATAAGAAATGCAATCAATACACCTTTAGTTTTACACGGTTCAAGTGGTCTATGTGAAAATGATTTAAAAAAAGCAATAAAAGCTGGTATTTGTAAAATAAACATTGGAACTGATTTAAAACTAGCTTATGCTAATAGTTTAAAACAATGATTTAAGGATAATCCAAATGATTATGATGCTAGAAAATTTAATCGTTTTGCAATTGATGAAATGAAAAAAGTAATTAAAGATAAGCTTGAAATTATAGGGTCAATTAATAAAGCTTAG
- a CDS encoding ABC-three component system protein produces MQTKNYIDNIIIKLQKIQDEIKALNSANLYDINKIAENVLAEILNIIYDWSLINANSIQNNMSGFDLIDYKNKILIQVSTTFTKEKLQSSLNKEIYKDYQGYNFKFLSLIKNTKNNWNIINPYNLIFDLKNDLIDFEILSNKISFLKLDKLEKLSNLLDKELNDNSLMQYKNFNVSILADIINELSKINLRKTKVSIPEPIVFKIQDKINNNDFKRTKDTINEYWVFSSIITSIYDQFDKQANNKSFAVLQNIRQIYQDQDVQNKYTSDEIYNNCKNELISFIKNSTNLKVLEIESLSLYIDIILVDAFMRCKIFKGMEIV; encoded by the coding sequence ATGCAAACAAAAAATTACATTGACAACATAATTATTAAATTACAAAAAATACAAGATGAAATAAAAGCGTTAAATAGTGCTAATCTTTATGATATTAATAAAATTGCTGAAAATGTTTTAGCAGAAATTCTTAATATCATTTATGATTGGTCTTTAATAAATGCAAATTCAATTCAAAATAATATGTCTGGTTTTGATTTAATTGATTATAAAAATAAGATTTTAATTCAAGTTTCAACAACCTTTACAAAAGAAAAATTACAAAGTTCTTTAAATAAAGAAATATATAAAGATTATCAAGGTTACAATTTTAAGTTTTTATCACTTATTAAAAATACTAAAAATAATTGAAATATTATTAATCCTTATAATCTGATTTTTGATTTAAAAAATGATTTAATTGATTTTGAAATTCTTTCTAATAAAATTTCATTCTTAAAACTTGATAAATTAGAAAAATTATCAAACCTTTTAGATAAAGAACTAAATGATAATTCTCTTATGCAATATAAAAACTTTAATGTTTCAATACTTGCTGATATTATTAATGAATTATCAAAAATTAATTTACGAAAAACTAAAGTTAGTATTCCTGAACCTATAGTTTTTAAAATACAAGACAAAATAAATAATAATGATTTTAAAAGAACTAAAGATACAATAAATGAATATTGAGTATTTAGTTCAATAATTACTAGTATTTATGATCAATTTGATAAACAAGCTAATAATAAAAGTTTTGCAGTTTTACAAAACATTAGACAAATATATCAAGATCAAGATGTGCAAAATAAGTACACTTCAGATGAAATTTATAATAACTGTAAAAATGAGTTAATATCTTTTATAAAAAATAGCACAAATTTAAAAGTTTTAGAGATTGAAAGTCTATCATTATACATTGATATAATATTAGTAGATGCTTTTATGAGATGTAAGATATTTAAGGGAATGGAGATTGTTTAA
- a CDS encoding ABC-three component system middle component 6 encodes MLIPDNVQPKLTVYYNASLVLKVLYEQNNLDMVDLYANIKKIDNIPFNLFLLSLDWLYLTDKIDINDQGVVHLCL; translated from the coding sequence ATGTTAATACCAGATAATGTTCAACCAAAATTAACTGTTTATTATAATGCATCTTTAGTTTTAAAAGTGTTGTATGAACAAAATAATCTAGATATGGTTGATTTGTATGCTAATATAAAAAAAATAGATAATATTCCTTTTAATCTTTTTTTATTATCTTTAGATTGATTATATTTAACTGACAAAATTGATATAAATGATCAAGGAGTAGTTCATTTATGTTTATAA
- a CDS encoding DUF2326 domain-containing protein, producing the protein MFIKSLKISKQNEIIRNLEFKKGLNLIVDNTSSDDLTKTGNNIGKTTVLKLISFCLAGDSKDIYKTNESKDINDPVKDFLVDNKVLITLELIENIDNPFSKKIVIQRNFLKQKEQIIRVNNKDLKNRKELTKELLNIIFPKHKSKKPSFRQIISHNLRYNDQSINNTLKTLPNAKDSQYEILNLFLFGFSFLKSEEVLNLQEQLKLEYDHLKKLLSNNLNKEILEQTLEIIKKEINELNKKKETLNINEDFKENLDSFNEIKHQISVVSSKIALLEIRKNTINEFVEKMNSNRNSVDLKQLELIFNQTNLFIPKLHKTFDQLVDFHNKMLDEKIAFANKELPDVIQKLVTFQNQLNDLLKVEKELSVKLSKDDTFKELDKIIGQLNEKHYQKGEFETKLNQINDSEKLILDLEQKIKTLTNELYSEEFEEQVKNRVKAFNTYFVKMSQLLYKEWYSISVNKKNEKNKPIYQFSLAVLNNSSGKKQGEIICYDLAYIQFADHFNIDCLHFLLNDKKELMSDNQLSLISDYLVNSNAQLIISMLKDKIPSDVFKNSHVVLELSQEDKLFKF; encoded by the coding sequence ATGTTTATAAAAAGTTTAAAAATTTCTAAACAAAACGAGATTATAAGAAATTTAGAATTTAAAAAAGGTTTAAATTTAATTGTTGATAACACTTCTAGTGATGATTTAACTAAAACTGGTAATAACATAGGAAAAACTACAGTATTAAAACTAATTAGTTTTTGTTTAGCTGGTGATTCTAAAGATATTTATAAAACAAATGAAAGTAAAGATATAAATGATCCTGTTAAAGACTTTTTAGTAGATAATAAAGTTCTAATTACACTAGAATTAATTGAAAATATAGATAATCCATTTTCTAAAAAAATAGTTATTCAAAGAAATTTTTTAAAACAAAAAGAACAAATAATTAGAGTTAATAATAAAGATCTTAAAAACAGAAAAGAATTAACAAAAGAATTATTAAATATTATTTTCCCAAAACACAAATCAAAAAAACCTTCATTTAGACAAATTATTTCTCATAACTTAAGATATAATGATCAAAGTATTAATAATACTTTAAAAACTCTTCCAAATGCAAAAGATTCTCAGTATGAAATTTTAAATTTATTTTTATTTGGATTTAGTTTTTTAAAATCAGAAGAAGTTTTAAATCTTCAAGAACAGTTAAAACTAGAATATGATCATTTAAAAAAACTATTATCAAACAATCTAAATAAAGAAATCCTTGAACAAACTTTAGAAATAATTAAAAAAGAAATTAATGAGTTAAATAAGAAAAAAGAAACACTAAATATCAATGAAGATTTTAAAGAAAATTTAGATTCTTTTAATGAAATTAAACATCAAATTTCTGTTGTTTCAAGTAAAATTGCTTTATTAGAAATCAGAAAAAATACTATTAATGAATTTGTAGAAAAAATGAATTCTAATAGAAATTCTGTTGATCTAAAACAATTAGAATTAATTTTTAATCAAACTAATTTATTTATTCCAAAATTACATAAAACTTTTGATCAGCTAGTTGATTTTCATAATAAAATGCTAGATGAAAAAATCGCTTTTGCTAATAAAGAACTACCAGATGTTATTCAAAAACTAGTAACTTTTCAAAATCAACTAAATGATTTATTAAAAGTAGAAAAAGAATTAAGTGTTAAACTTTCAAAAGATGATACGTTTAAAGAATTAGATAAAATTATTGGTCAATTAAATGAAAAACATTATCAAAAAGGAGAATTTGAAACTAAGTTAAATCAGATTAATGACTCTGAAAAACTTATTTTAGATTTAGAACAAAAAATTAAAACACTAACTAATGAACTATATTCAGAAGAGTTTGAAGAACAAGTAAAAAATAGAGTTAAAGCTTTTAATACTTATTTTGTAAAAATGTCTCAGCTTTTATATAAAGAATGATATTCAATATCAGTTAACAAAAAAAATGAAAAAAATAAACCTATTTATCAATTTAGTTTAGCTGTATTAAATAATAGCTCTGGTAAAAAACAAGGTGAGATTATTTGTTATGATCTTGCTTATATACAATTTGCTGATCATTTTAATATTGATTGTTTACACTTTTTATTAAATGATAAAAAAGAATTAATGTCTGATAATCAATTATCTTTAATTAGCGATTATTTAGTAAATAGCAATGCTCAATTAATTATTTCAATGTTAAAAGATAAAATTCCTAGTGATGTATTTAAAAATTCTCATGTAGTTTTAGAACTTTCTCAAGAAGATAAATTATTTAAATTTTAA